The region CAAACGAGTTCAGCACGATCTCGTCAAGAGTTTGTTCACCGGCCAGCACCGGGCTGAGCAAGATGCGGTTGTAGTTGGGATGTGGCTCGGCACCAAAGACGGTGATGTCGTACAGCTCGGGGGCGATTTTGAGCAGTTCTTCCAGGGTACGCACACCGGCCATGCCGTTGCCCACCATCACGAGTTTCATTTTTTTCATGGGGTTCTCCTCTATCAGGACAAAATCACAAGGACAGCGCCAACACGGCGGTGATCCGGTTGTTTGATGCCACCGGCATCACGATGGCATCACCCATCAGGGCGGGTACACCACTGGCGAAGACCTGACCCACCGTGCCCATGCCCAGTTCCAGCCGGTCGTCACTGATCGGCTCGGCAATCGAGTGGTATTCCGAAAAACTGAAGCTGTGTGACAAGTGGGAGACCAGGGCATCGGGCTGCCAGACATCCACCTGCCTGGCAATCGGCGTGGCCAGTGCACTCAAAAAGGCCAGCACATAAACGTTGCCGTCGGTCGCACTGCAGGGCAGGGCAAAACCCCGGTTGATGCCCACCTTGACCGCGCTGTCAGCACGCAAAAAGCCGGAACCCCGCCCCAGATCGGGCATAAACACCGGGGCCTGGTTCTCCCAAGTGCGCCCGGGCAAGCCGGTGCCCTGCCTGAAACTGGTGCTGCGCGAGAGAAATTCAAAGGTGTCGCCGGTAGTGCCGTAATAGCCGTCCAGCAGCGTCATGTCGCTGGATTTTTCGGGCTGGTTGTGCCACAGCTCCACCGCCCCGGCATGCTCCTCATCATCGCCACAAAACAGCACCACCACCGTGCTCAGACGCTCGCCAACGAACACCGGTAGAGCCACCGCGCAGGTCAGGCCTGCGGCCTTGGCGGCCGCGGCGCGGTGGAAACCAGGGGCCTGCAGGCTCTTGAGCATCAGCGGGTGACCCGCCTCCCAGGCCTGGCCGGGCAAACCTTCGCCTTTGCCAAAACACAGGTTACGGGTGGCGGCCTCCAACCGTTGGGCATCCCCAAACAAACCACCGCCAAATTCCAGCAAGTCGCCATCGGCACTGGATACCCAGTATTCAACCGCGCGGATGAAAGTTTTCTTGTTCATGGCGTTGTCCGATCAGGCTCAGGCGGCTTTTTCCACATGGCTTTGCCGTGTGTACAAGAAGTCGATCACGGCCTTGCGGTACTGCACATAGTGGCGGTCTTCGGCCAGAGCCACCCGGTTGCGTGGGCGATCCAGCTTGACCGACAACACTTCACCGATGGTGGCCGAGGGGCCATTGGTCATCATCACGATCTTGTCGCTCAGCAACACGGCTTCGTCCACATCATGGGTCACCATGACCACCGTGCTCTGGGTGCGGGCCACAATCTCCAGCAACTCGTCCTGCAGTTTGGCGCGGGTCAGCGCATCAAGTGCACCAAAAGGTTCGTCCATCAGCAGCACTTTGGGCTCCATGGCCAGGGCGCGGGCAATACCCACACGCTGTTTCATGCCACCGGATATCTCGCCGGGGCGTTTTTGCGCCGCTGCGGTCAAACCAACCATGTCCAGTGCCGCGTTGGTGCGCTGGGTCAGTTGGGCCTTGTTCTCGGACGCTGCGCCAGTGGATTTGTTGGCCGCACCAAACACCCGCTCGACA is a window of Rhodoferax lithotrophicus DNA encoding:
- a CDS encoding GAF domain-containing protein, with the protein product MNKKTFIRAVEYWVSSADGDLLEFGGGLFGDAQRLEAATRNLCFGKGEGLPGQAWEAGHPLMLKSLQAPGFHRAAAAKAAGLTCAVALPVFVGERLSTVVVLFCGDDEEHAGAVELWHNQPEKSSDMTLLDGYYGTTGDTFEFLSRSTSFRQGTGLPGRTWENQAPVFMPDLGRGSGFLRADSAVKVGINRGFALPCSATDGNVYVLAFLSALATPIARQVDVWQPDALVSHLSHSFSFSEYHSIAEPISDDRLELGMGTVGQVFASGVPALMGDAIVMPVASNNRITAVLALSL
- a CDS encoding ABC transporter ATP-binding protein, translated to MHANQTTKFIDIVNVEQTFKTKKGPFCALRDINLTVAKGEFVALIGHSGCGKSTLLNLIAGLTTPTQGHLLCDNREIVGPGPDRAVVFQNHSLLPWLTCFENVYLGVERVFGAANKSTGAASENKAQLTQRTNAALDMVGLTAAAQKRPGEISGGMKQRVGIARALAMEPKVLLMDEPFGALDALTRAKLQDELLEIVARTQSTVVMVTHDVDEAVLLSDKIVMMTNGPSATIGEVLSVKLDRPRNRVALAEDRHYVQYRKAVIDFLYTRQSHVEKAA